The genomic window GGCGCGATATTCAGGCCGAGATAGCGGTCTGAAACAGCCATCGTTTCATCCCTCGGGACATAACCGAGAGGTTCAACCCCGACATCATGGCAAGCCTCTTTCAAAAACTCATAGTGTGACAACCTGTTGACCCGGTTGAAAATCACTCCGGCAAGACGAAGCGAAGGATCGAAGTGTTTGAATCCGTAAAGAAGCGGAGCCACAGAATAGGCAACCCCTTTTGCATCGACAATGAGAACAACCGGGATACCGAGCATACCGGCAATCGCGGCACTGCTTCCTTCGGACTTGACCGAACCGTCAAACAACCCCATAACTCCTTCGACAACAGCGGCATCGGCTTCAGCACAGTGCTGAAGGAATACTCCCTTCACATGATCTTCGGAAGCCATGAAGATATCGAGATTTCTTCCCTGCCTGCCTCTCCCGTCAAACCTCGAGGCCAGTGTATGGAGATAGGTATCGAGATAATCGGGGCCGCACTTGAACGGCTGGACATCCACGCCTTTCCGCGCAAGAATGCGCAACAGTGCAAGCGTCAGAGTAGTCTTGCCTGTATTACTGGAAGGAGCCCCCAGCAGAAAAGCCGGTTTAATCATGAGTATTATCCCTCACGCCGCCACTGCATACCTTTCCAGTGATGTATCCAGTCCTGTTTTTTCTTTCACAATTCCTGCCGGTACATTTCTTCATTGTCTTCTTTCTGTTCGGATGTATTCAGAATACCTGCCGATGTTGAAAAAAGCTCTTTAACGGGAAGAGTATGCTCACCGATAAAAAAAACTGCCGGCGTCTCGATATCCTGTTCCCTGATGACATCACCAATGGTCTCGAGCATTCCCGTAATCACTTTCTGATCACAAAGCGAAACTTTCGATACAATGCTTACCTGAAGGGATACAGGTAAACGAGCATCGAGCAAACGGTTGACAATTGTCTCAAAATTTTTCATCCCCATATACATCACGACCGGACTGCCTTCCCTGAGCAGAGCGAGAACACCCTGAAACTGCTCGAATGAATAGCTTGCCGTATGACCGGTACAGAACAACAGGGAGCTTGTTCTGTTTCGTTCGGTAACGGGAATCTGCAACATATTCGCAGCAGCAAGACCTGCGGTTATACCGGGAATAACCTCTGCCTCGATGCCTTTTTCCATGAGAGCCCGTACCTCTTCGACACCCCGGCCAAAAACAAAGGGATCACCCGCCTTGAGACGAACACAATACTTTCCTTCCAGAGCATAGCCGATCATCATTGCATTGATACGCTCCTGTCGTTTCTCCTGGTCCTGACCGTCACCACAGCGCTTACCGACATTGACGGTTTCTGCATCATCCGGGACAAGCTTCAGTATTTCCTTTGAAATCAACGAATCATGCAATACGACATCGGCATCCTGCAGCCGTTTTAAAACTTTTAGCGTAAGAAGTTCAGGATCTCCCGGACCCGCACCCGCGATAGTTACAATTCCTTTTTTATCGATCATAGAGCTGTGCTGTCTATTCGAACTGTCATAATAGCTCTGGAGATATAATGAATTTCACTGTTTTCCGAGCAGGAGACCATAATCGAGCCTGTCATAAAAAGTCTTCTGTCTCAATCTTTCGATGTCGAGCGTTACCGAGCACCCTTCACCGTTTTTTGACGATACCTCTGCCCATCGGTAGTGCCCTTCAGGCGGCTGGCAGATAAATGCACGGTTATTGCCAGAGACGGCAAGTCCCGTCTGCTCGATCGAGCGGGCACCGAGTACCCGTTGATCATGATCGTTCAGGCAAGAAGCCGAACAGACAATAAGA from Prosthecochloris marina includes these protein-coding regions:
- the cobA gene encoding uroporphyrinogen-III C-methyltransferase: MIDKKGIVTIAGAGPGDPELLTLKVLKRLQDADVVLHDSLISKEILKLVPDDAETVNVGKRCGDGQDQEKRQERINAMMIGYALEGKYCVRLKAGDPFVFGRGVEEVRALMEKGIEAEVIPGITAGLAAANMLQIPVTERNRTSSLLFCTGHTASYSFEQFQGVLALLREGSPVVMYMGMKNFETIVNRLLDARLPVSLQVSIVSKVSLCDQKVITGMLETIGDVIREQDIETPAVFFIGEHTLPVKELFSTSAGILNTSEQKEDNEEMYRQEL